The Piliocolobus tephrosceles isolate RC106 chromosome 12, ASM277652v3, whole genome shotgun sequence genome includes the window AACAGATTTTGGAAGAGACATTTTGGATGTGAGAATATGCCTAGGTCCTGAAGACAATGTTAGAAAAGAGCCAGAGGAAAGATTTTCATTATCCCTTCTTTTGGTTACCATCCATCTGCTCTTTAACATCCTTCCtccacttaaaaagaaaagatcttgGCATTTTCCAGAACATGGATGGACCAGGAGGACATCACACTTAGTTAAATAAtccagacagaaagagaaagattatATGACCTCATATGTAGACTATATAAATAAGGGGTTCAATAGACAGAGGTAGAGAATGAAACATTGGAGATTGGagaagaaatggggagatgtaagtcaaaggatacaaaatatcagatatgtaggatgaacaagtTTAGTGATCTAATGTACAGGGAGACTAAAGCTAATGAATTATATcactaatgtttttaaaataagtagattttagctgctaTTGTCACACACTTAAAAAAGTGAGAAGAGAGATATGCTAATCATTTTCACCATTGTAaccattttactttatatatatatgtatgtatatatcccaTAATAAcatgttgtaaacctcaaatatacaaaataaaatttccttaaaacattaaaaatccatcacatttctatatactaacattGAACATGTGGAAATCAAAATTAAACACATGGCACTATTTACAGtcactcaaaagaaaatgtaatactaaggtagaaattaaacaaaacatgGACCAGAAGGTGggtacaaatattaaaaatccaaatatctttcttaaatttatataatataaaaatatatccgACAAGGGAGGAACAGATTAGACATACATAGATGCATCTTAAATATAGGCCTGAGTGAAACATTAAATATTGACAATGGATATATACATTGAAAACAAATGTCCACAAACAATTAAGTATATTgacagtcataaaaataaaaggatatacaTCAAATGCATTACAATGATTGCCAATGAAGACAAGAGGAATAAAACTGGGCCATGGAAATAAAggagagtgaatgagtgaataaacagGAGATTGTCTTGAGCCGTTAACTCAAGGAATGCAACTCAGCCCTCTACATTGATGCCAAAACCACTCTATTGTATTTCCACCAAGAAAAACGATATTTTATTTCaggggaagaattttttttttttttttttgagacagagtctctctctgtcaccccggctggagtgcagtggtgcgatctcagctcactgcaagctctgcctctagGGGAAGAATTCTTAATCATTGACATTCTATACAAATGCTGGTGTAtggaaatggtaataaaaataccAGCTTTTACTTGAATTCTTGTATTGAAATTCTCTGTAGACAATGCCTCTGTTTGTTGCCTACAGTAGACACAGGCCACTCCCATTGCCCCACACTTGGTAGGTGACTGCTCCACCTAGAGTTTCTTATCAAGTGCCCTAGTATTGGGACCATGTCCTCCAAACAccattattttattgtgtatgGCATGCTCTCTTACTTTCTGTAGGGTGAGGTTCTTGGTCCTTTTGAGGACTTTCAGCTGCTCACAGCATTGGGTGAGTTACAAAACACACCACTCTGAGGTATGTGGCCTTAAGGTGGTGATTTTGATGTCTTCATTTTGGAAAGAGTGTCACTGTCACCTACATACAATACAGATCTTTTTATGTGCTCTTCTAAATATGCACATGCTCCAAGGAACAGCaaatccttttcttcctcccctgtgagataaaattttaagaaaatctgtCTCCAGGAATCAGTCTCCCCTGCCCAGTCCTTATAATAGTCCTTACAATGTCTGCCTAACCTGTGGATCTGTCTGCCAGTGCTACAGGATCTCATATCCCTCTGTTCTCAAATGCctatcttttcccttcccttcctccccaccattagaaaaaaaggcagaggtaTACACAGTCATTAGCTCCTCAAACTGATTTTATTGTAATCATTGCCATCAGTGGCAATGATTTGTCCAATTTGGTTTCTCTATGTTGGActaattctccccaccctcctGTGGAGAGCCTGCAGATATGTCTAGGTCTCTTTTCTCTTTGATTGGATCAGTGGAGTTCTCAGTGGGCTCTTTATTCTCCAgttgatttgaatttcttttcttattcttcctGTAGTAAAACAGTAATGTTGGATATTTTGCTTTTACTGTCTCTTTCAAACTCTGTTCAGGGGCTGAGGCTCTGTCCAGATGCTTCTtcttctggtaaaaaaaaaaaaaaaaaaaacaaacagggagAGGCCAGAAAGGCGTTATTTTGGGTGAAGAGGGTAGAGAATAGATAGCAAGGGGGTTTTATGAGAAGAAATGCAGGTTGAGGAAGGGGCTTGTGTCTGAGAAGAACAAGGTGGAATCATAGGGTAGGGATCTATGGGGAAGAAGAGGAGCATGGGTAGGGTCATCTGTGTTACTCCAAACTGCACGATTTTGTAAGCTCCCTGCTATTTCACAGACCTTGGTAAAAGTGAAACATTCTGTAGGGGTTCAGGCCGTGAGAAACATCCTGCCTAACCACTTGACTACAAGATGAACAAAGGCCCAACTAAGAAACATTCCTATCATATCTTGCTGGGCAAAGGTCCAAGAAACACCACAATGACATCCTACAGGAAAAAGGGTCAAACCACCTGATCATAAGAATATCTTAATATCCTGCCAGGCAGCATCCCATACTGCCCAGCTCCCTCCCACCCATACCTGTAAGTACCCCAGCCTGTAAGTGGTAGTGGGCTGTGGCATTAAGCTGGTCCCCCACTTCTGTAGCTGTCAACAGTATACCTGTGTAGGTGTTTTAGTGGTCCcctctttgtgtgtttttctttaacCCTTGCCTTCCTTTCAAAACCTAACATTTTGGTGCCAAAACCCGGGATGGGGATTGAGTTCTACCAGGTAAGTCTTCTTTTGCATCCTGGAAAGCAGCAATCAGCAAAAACTAGACCTGAGCCTGCTTCCATATCCTGAGTGGACTACCTGTTTCCAGCCCAGTTCTCCTTATTGTCTCATCATCTCCAGTCCTGGGCTGACCTCTAGGTCCTCATCAAACTCACCATCCTCTttgcttccttcccctttctgggTGGCTCCAGTAAGGATCACCCCCATTGCTGGACCTTACATCCAACACCAGTCTCCAGTTAGTGTGTGAAtctcccttttcctcctttccagatttttctctatttctgctgGTTCTCCAGAAAATCCTAGCACTGGATTGGAGGTCTCCCTGGTCACCAGGTGACCACACCCTTCCTTCTCAGGGGACGCCTTCAGAACACTTGCCATTCCAGCTGCTCTGGCCACCATGGGACCGTGAAGAGCTACCACAGCTCTTTGGTACATCCCAGCTCTCCTACATCCATTCTTCTGGGAGGAATTGGGTACTCACTTTTCTCCAGGGTATTCACTCCCCTTCTAGGTACTCGCTCTTTTCTGGGATATTAACTCCCTTCTGAGGTACTCACTTCCCTTTGGGGTATTCACTACTCTTTGGAGATACTCATTCCCTTCAGACaacaaaactttctttcttttttttttttttttgaggcggagtctcgctctgtcgcccgggctggagtgcagtggccggatctcagctcactgcaagctccgcctgccgggtttacgccattctcctgcctcagcctcccgagtagctgggactacaggcgcccgcaacctcgcccggctagtttttgtatttttagtagagacggggtttcaccgtgttagccaggatggtctcgatctcctgacctcgtgatccgcccgtctcggcctcccaaagtgctgggattacaggcttgagccaccgcgcccggccgacaacaAAACTTTCAACTTCCACATTGAATATAATCTAAAAAGCTTTCTCTAATGCAATGGTAAAGGATTGAAAGCATTTGGCTTATCTCTGTTCATGggttgctctctctctctctgccagtCTTGTTCACCTTTTCAAATCCTCCTCCTCAactaaaaacccacaaaaatgcCTCCTCCTCAGGACAAGCCTTTCTCCTCTAATTTCAACCTGGTAAACAAAACCCCTCTCTAGGTCCCCCTCCCAACAccatttcctccttctcctttggCTCTGGCTCCTCCACCGGCTTCCTATCACCCTCCATCTGCCCTTTGTTCTTCACCACAAACCAGGTCTCACACCCACCCCCCTAGTGCTGACAACCAGGCACACACCCAAAGGCCTTCCAAAGCCCTTCCCCGGCAGGAGATTGTGAGTGACAAAGGCATAATCTGAGATCATGTTCCCATCTCTCTAGCGAACCTCTCCCATATCAAAAAGAGACTTGACTCCTTTTCCAAAGATCCCACCTCTTTCCACAAGGAATTTTTTTATGCCACTCAGTCTTATGACCTTACctggaaagaaatatatttaatactctCCTCCACCCTCTCCCCAGAAGACAGGGAATGCATCTGGATGGCTGAATACACCTTGATGGCTGTCCAAGCCAATGCGAACACCCTCCACCAACAAGATGCTGCCCATAACCCAGTAGGGACCCTAGCTGTCCCCAGGACTTACCCCAGTTGGAATTATCAGGCAATTTCTGTAGACAGTCAGAAATAAGGCCATATGATATCATGCCTTGTAGCTGGCATAAATAAAGCTGCCCATGCTCTTTTCCTCTCCTGCCTTTCAAAGGCCATAAGTAAATATACCACCTAAAGCCCTAATACCAATAAGGGCAAAATCCACCTTCATTTACACTTTATCTCCCAGTCAGCCCCCAACAtccaaaagaaacttaaaaaactaGAGGATGGCCCTCAAACCTCCCAAAGACACGTAATCGAAGTGACATTCGAGGTCTTTAATAATAGAGAGGAAGAACTGAAAACCCCAAAATCCAAAAAGGACCAGACTAAATACCAAATGTTGGCAGCTGCCATTCAACAGGTTTCCCAACGCATACAGAAGTCTTCAATGTTGCAACAGTCATTGCTAGGAGTCTGTTATAAGTGCAGCCAACAGGGACACTGGGCAAAAGCCTGCCCTAATCCCAGGACACCCAGGAAACCTTGTCCCATCTGTGTTATCAAGGAAAACTGAAAGTCATACTGTGCTCAGCAAAACTTTTCATCCTGCTTCATAACCTCTAACTGAAGACTGACAGGGCCTGGAGCCGGCCCgccacctccccactccctgccccacaccaccatcaccacctcaGAACCCAGGATAACACTGTCAGTCTCTAGTAAGCCCGTGTCTTTCCTATTGGATACAGTGGATAGTTATTCAGTTTTACCAGAATATTCTGGACCTCTCCTCAGTTCCTCTATCTCTATTGTGAGAGGTAATGAAATCCCCTCTAGGTACAAACAGACTGGTCCTTTATTACACAATCTATGCAACACCCCCCTTCACCCACACCTTCCTGGTTATCCCTCAGTGTCCTATCCCTATCTTGGGGTGGGAAATGTTAAGTAAATTCCGGAACTCCATGCAATGTGGCTCCTACAATTCTACTCCTTttattttactctgtcacccaaatgcttccctctcctccccctcaTCTTCATTATCCACCCTGTTACTTACTGTTAATTCTAAAGTTTGGAACGTTTCTAAACCCACAATAGCCACACACAACCTCCCAGGTAAAATAAACCTTCAAACTCCTCCACTTTCCTTCATCAGTCTCAATATCCCCTTAACCCAGCTGGCCTCAGGGCCCTCAAGCCTATTATCTGTAAAGTTTAACAAGCTCAAATTCTCAAGTCTGTCAACTTTTGCTACAACCATCCCTATCCTGAAATCCTTCAATTTCTCCTAACCTCTAATTCTTGGGCCATCCCAACCCAGCGAAATGAGCTAATTCAGGACATGCCCCTTCCCCACACCAAAAAGGACCTCTTCTCCTTCTTGAGCCTTGTGGGATACTTCCAGCTGTGCATTCCCACGGCCTCACATGGGCCCATCCTAAAATGCCTGAACCCAGCTTGCCCCGTCaactccaacttaaaaaaaaaaagtaagtaaataaataaataaataatttaaaaatgcccTTTTAAGGGCCCTGTCACTAGGACTGCCCAATCCCACCAACTCCTGTACTTTGTATGTATATTCTGACCAAGGCCTTGCTCTTGGACTACTCTGCCAAACATACAGCGATTGCCCCAGAAACCATTGCACGCCTCTCAAAACAATTGGACTCTGTCATCCAAGGCTGGTTACTCTGACTAAAAATCTTGGATAAGGCCACATTGCTGGCCTTAGAGGCACAGAAACTCCCTCTCAACCAACACATTACTGTTGCATCTTCCCATAACCTACAGGACCTCGTAAACCATCAATCCCTTCTATCCCTCCCATCATCCCGCTTACAGCAGGTACATGCCTTACTCATAGCTAACCCTGTAATCACCTTCCAGAGATATAAAACTCTCAACTCAGCCACCCTCCTCCTTGTTAATATCTCTAACTCTAAGCTCTCTCACTCCTGCCTGGACCTCTTAAACTCCCTCTCCTCCCGCTTCCAACATATTTCAAAAGCTCCTTTGAGGGGAACACCTACATGGTTCATTCATGGAAGATCTTTAAGGGAGCCATGTCCAGCAGCTGTCCAAGTCATCATTGCCAAAAATGAACTCCTAGAATCCAATGCTCTCCCACTCCATACTGCCTTTCAACAGGCAAAGCTAGTAGCCCTAACCCGGCATCTCACCCTAGCGAATGGAAGGAGAGTTAACAGTCAAACCAATTCCAAATATGCATGGCACATCCTACACTCTCACACTTTAATCTGGCAGGAAAGGGGTTTTCTAACTACAAAAGGAACCCCCATAAGAAATAGGAAACTTGCACACAAGCTGCTGGAGGTGGCTAAACTACCACCGAAGGCCACCATTATCCACTGAAAGGGACACCAAAAAGCTACTGATGCTGTAACAAAGGGAAACTTCTGAACACATTCAGCAACCTGGCAGGCAGCCCTTAAAATTTCATCATTATTGTCCATTTTTCCCAGCATACAACCTGTATATACCCAGGAGGAATAAACCccacttgcccaggctggcaccaTTCAGGAAAAAATGGTTCTACCTCAATGATAAAAGTGTCTTTCCCAAGTATTAAAAACCTTCTGTACTTTTATATGTGCACAACCACTCCCATGCTTGTTACTGCCCCTACTCCggcttttaaaaacttatatacATTCTTCCACCATGGCTGCCCATCTGAAAGATATTACTAAGACATCTTCCCTTTGCACTTAAACTTCCCCTCAGGAAGCTATCAAATCATCTCCTTTCCCACACACCAGGCCTGAGGACACACACCAGGGCAGGACTAGCAAATCAGCTTCACCCACGTGCCTCCCAACAAATGATTCCTGTACCTTCTGATAATGGTAGATACATTCTTTGGATGGATAAAAGCTTTTCCTACAACCACCGACAAGGCACACACCATCGCTTCTGTTCTCTTCACTCATATTATCCACAGGTTTAAACTCTCCTCTTGAATTCAGTCGGACAATGGGCCAACATTTGTTTCACAGGTTAACAAACAGCTGGCAAAGGCTCTAAACATTAAGTGGGCCTTCCATATTCCTTACCTCCCCTAATCTtcaggtaattaaaaaaaagaaaaaacccctaGAGGTTAAAATGGCCCAGGCTTCACTTCTCCTGTTGGTCCTCATGCATTTATGAGCCATTTCCCCAAAGCCCCTCAGCCAAAGTCCTATTCCCCCCAGCCCAAAAGTCCATCCTCAGAACGCTCCTCCCTGTCCTACAACCTGGGAACTGGGTCTGAGTcgcagactcctcctcctcccctctccaacCTAAGTGGATGGATCCTCCCCAGGTTATCCTAACTACTCCCACAGTGGCAAAGCTAACATCCTTTCCACACTGAATGCACCATTCCAAACTCAAAAGAGCACCAGATCCACATCTAGAAATTTCCGCACCCCCAAATTATTCTCTCCCCCTCACAGGACCAACCTCACTGCACTTAACAAGAATTTCAGAAGTTGCCAATCCAGAATGCCCTAGTCCGTAACACTCTCTGTCGCCAATTTCCAATATTTTACCTCCTACtttatttcagatctttcctggtTTCCCTTCCCCATGTCCCTGGATAGTCCTGTCAATTTCTCACACCAATGCAGGAGGTAAGACTGCAGGGCACCTTCCAAAATTTCACTCCGACTCaaatctcctttttctcctttcgcCCTCTTTGTCTGTGGAATATTCTAAGTCCCCACC containing:
- the LOC111536363 gene encoding sperm protein associated with the nucleus on the X chromosome N4; translation: MEKPTSSTKENKMKSPCESNNRKVDKKKKHLDRASAPEQSLKETVKAKYPTLLFYYRKNKKRNSNQLENKEPTENSTDPIKEKRDLDISAGSPQEGGEN